One Thunnus thynnus chromosome 21, fThuThy2.1, whole genome shotgun sequence DNA segment encodes these proteins:
- the LOC137173700 gene encoding myelin-associated glycoprotein-like isoform X1: protein MRFMAALSTKMLTDNMLLSVFFLTGALAACPDDSGLFIIAPLEMEALSGSCLQIPCNFGAAPGKTFDGSRTTFGVWIKNDHRFKSYPRNVIFNSSQTVNTYPMNITGNLSQKNCTTLFSSLNTTYTDRYYFRIENGPFSETAFCDPVQITVKDSPPSPRIEISGELKEKESVTITCSAFTPCPHSPPKLTWNLQQDAHNKIEENANRTFTTKIQTTITLSDKHDGYNITCSSSYSVNEGQNAKSAEEKLTLSVSYSPKDTAVVISPTSPGSVGSMVNMTCFCRANPPVVNFTWMMINDGRLELIKYDQQVYSFNVTSSDRDRLYYCGCQNSVDIQFSSGYEFIFEGDEQSGKLVDVHIILKTVGIVILVSTVIIFEWWFRTRRSTNPVKDTVEAVFVNGVMELSS, encoded by the exons ATGAGATTCATGGCAGCCCTGTCTACAAAGATGTTGACAGACAACATGTTACTGAGTGTCTTCTTTCTTACAG GTGCTTTGGCTGCTTGTCCTGATGATTCAGGCCTCTTCATTATTGCACCGCTGGAGATGGAAGCACTGAGTGGATCTTGTTTGCAAATCCCGTGTAACTTTGGTGCTGCACCGGGAAAAACATTTGATGGCAGCAGAACAACCTTTGGAGTGTGGATTAAAAATGACCACAGATTTAAAAGCTATCcaagaaatgtgattttcaaCAGTAGTCAGACAGTTAACACCTATCCAATGAACATTACTGGAAACCTGAGTCAGAAAAACTGCACCACTCTGTTTTCCAGTTTAAACACAACATATACAGACAGATACTACTTCAGAATTGAGAACGGACCATTCAGCGAAACAGCTTTTTGTGATCCTGTTCAAATAACAGTCAAAG ATTCTCCTCCGAGCCCCAGAATTGAAATCTCAGGTgagctgaaggagaaggagtCTGTCACTATAACCTGCTCAGCTTTCACTCCCTGTCCACACTCCCCTCCTAAACTCACCTGGAATCTCCAACAAGACGCTCACAACAAAATAGAGGAAAATGCAAATCGAACCTTCACGACTAAAATCCAGACGACCATCACTCTGTCTGACAAGCACGACGGATACAACATCACCTGTTCTTCCAGCTACTCTGTGAATGAAGGACAAAATGCTAAGTCAGCAGAGGAAAAACTGACTCTCAGTGTTTCAT ATTCTCCCAAGGACACTGCGGTGGTCATCAGTCCCACTAGTCCAGGGTCAGTTGGCAGCATGGTGAACATGACTTGCTTCTGCAGAGCAAACCCTCCTGTTGTTAACTTTACCTGGATGATGATCAATGATGGCAGATTGgagctgatcaaatatgatcaGCAggtttacagctttaatgtgacCAGCAGTGATCGAGACAGGTTGTACTATTGTGGATGTCAAAATTCAGTGGATATACAATTCTCATCTGGATATGAGTTCATATTTGAAG GAGATGAACAGTCTGGGAAATTGGTTGATGTCCACATTATACTGAAGACTGTGGGAATTGTGATACTGGTCAGTACAGTGATCATCTTTGAGTG GTGGTTCAGAACAAGACGCTCCACCAATCCAGTGAAG GACACAGTAGAAGCAGTCTTTGTCAACGGGGTGATGGAGTTGTCATCATGA
- the LOC137173700 gene encoding myelin-associated glycoprotein-like isoform X2, translated as MRFMAALSTKMLTDNMLLSVFFLTGALAACPDDSGLFIIAPLEMEALSGSCLQIPCNFGAAPGKTFDGSRTTFGVWIKNDHRFKSYPRNVIFNSSQTVNTYPMNITGNLSQKNCTTLFSSLNTTYTDRYYFRIENGPFSETAFCDPVQITVKDSPPSPRIEISGELKEKESVTITCSAFTPCPHSPPKLTWNLQQDAHNKIEENANRTFTTKIQTTITLSDKHDGYNITCSSSYSVNEGQNAKSAEEKLTLSVSYSPKDTAVVISPTSPGSVGSMVNMTCFCRANPPVVNFTWMMINDGRLELIKYDQQVYSFNVTSSDRDRLYYCGCQNSVDIQFSSGYEFIFEGDEQSGKLVDVHIILKTVGIVILVSTVIIFEWWFRTRRSTNPVK; from the exons ATGAGATTCATGGCAGCCCTGTCTACAAAGATGTTGACAGACAACATGTTACTGAGTGTCTTCTTTCTTACAG GTGCTTTGGCTGCTTGTCCTGATGATTCAGGCCTCTTCATTATTGCACCGCTGGAGATGGAAGCACTGAGTGGATCTTGTTTGCAAATCCCGTGTAACTTTGGTGCTGCACCGGGAAAAACATTTGATGGCAGCAGAACAACCTTTGGAGTGTGGATTAAAAATGACCACAGATTTAAAAGCTATCcaagaaatgtgattttcaaCAGTAGTCAGACAGTTAACACCTATCCAATGAACATTACTGGAAACCTGAGTCAGAAAAACTGCACCACTCTGTTTTCCAGTTTAAACACAACATATACAGACAGATACTACTTCAGAATTGAGAACGGACCATTCAGCGAAACAGCTTTTTGTGATCCTGTTCAAATAACAGTCAAAG ATTCTCCTCCGAGCCCCAGAATTGAAATCTCAGGTgagctgaaggagaaggagtCTGTCACTATAACCTGCTCAGCTTTCACTCCCTGTCCACACTCCCCTCCTAAACTCACCTGGAATCTCCAACAAGACGCTCACAACAAAATAGAGGAAAATGCAAATCGAACCTTCACGACTAAAATCCAGACGACCATCACTCTGTCTGACAAGCACGACGGATACAACATCACCTGTTCTTCCAGCTACTCTGTGAATGAAGGACAAAATGCTAAGTCAGCAGAGGAAAAACTGACTCTCAGTGTTTCAT ATTCTCCCAAGGACACTGCGGTGGTCATCAGTCCCACTAGTCCAGGGTCAGTTGGCAGCATGGTGAACATGACTTGCTTCTGCAGAGCAAACCCTCCTGTTGTTAACTTTACCTGGATGATGATCAATGATGGCAGATTGgagctgatcaaatatgatcaGCAggtttacagctttaatgtgacCAGCAGTGATCGAGACAGGTTGTACTATTGTGGATGTCAAAATTCAGTGGATATACAATTCTCATCTGGATATGAGTTCATATTTGAAG GAGATGAACAGTCTGGGAAATTGGTTGATGTCCACATTATACTGAAGACTGTGGGAATTGTGATACTGGTCAGTACAGTGATCATCTTTGAGTG GTGGTTCAGAACAAGACGCTCCACCAATCCAGTGAAG TAG